The Chaetodon trifascialis isolate fChaTrf1 chromosome 11, fChaTrf1.hap1, whole genome shotgun sequence nucleotide sequence AGACTGCTGAACTTGACCCCTGACCCCTTTaatccactctctctctctgctgtctcaccttGTGGACAGGATCCTCACTCCCCTCAACATCCTCTTTACACATAAATCACCAGTCTGAGTAAAACTACACACTCAGACAGATTCAGTGGGCTGTCAGGAGTGATTTAAATCACATCAGGGTTCAGGGGCCAGATTTTATGGCTGAGGAGAGATACAGCGTGCAGGTTTATATGTGATACCATTATAAAACCCAACAGCTCTGGAGCCTCCCTTCAGATCAGACAAGGCCACTGGAAACACTAATGCCCTGTCATTACACATCACTGCAGTGTTACAGCCAGACACGAGGAGGAGAGGATTTAACTGCTTGTCAGCTGTTAGATCTAATCTAACAACCAAGTCATTGTGTCAGCTCAGAGGTCGGACACATCCCCAGTGACACCCGGGAAGGACTAAATCCTGATCCCTCGAGTGCAGTGCAGTATAATGGCCATTTGATTGTACTGGCACAGATTTAGTGACAGTTTATGTTTGAATTTCCTCACTGACACATCAGTCAGGAAACTCAATAATgtctgaattttcttttttcgtTTTCTACAATTTGTCATAACGCACTGAATGACAAACACTGCACAGCCGCTCAGAGTGGAAAATATGTGCACAAGGCGATCCAAAGGCTGCTGAAGACCTTGCTGGCCAAGTCTGTATTGATCCCTTTTCATCTCTCCTCAAAGACATTTTCACAAAATTTCTGTGTTGTGTGGCTCTTACCTAAAAGCAGAGTTTGGAAAATTATTGTCTGCGAGGCTTCAAATCAGAAATAGCAAATGGAAGGTGATAAggaacagacaaaaagaaaacacatggagagacaaagaaatatttaaataataatgCAATAACAACATGATATTAAATGTGGGCAAAATTAAAATTGATAACATAAAAGCCTGCCTGTAAAGAGAGCGGGGGCTGTTTGTGAGCTCTGTCATGGCACCGTAATTAAGAGTCTCTGCTGCTGGCGAGACTCCCTCTGAATATTCAAAAGCTAACTTGTCCTCCAAGCTCTCACAGCGGCTCATAGATAAGACTTGAGGTGAGTCGACACAACCTGGAGAGAATAAGTTGTGCTGGGGGCCATTGTTAGCCTGAGTTAGCTTCAGGCTGACGTGCGTGAAAACGTGGCGGCGACACTTCCTGTGTTCCACTTCGTCACTCTCTGACAGCAGTGTGCGCGTGGAGGTGGATGGTCCTCTTGTCCCAGTTTGCACGAGGCCGCATTAGCCTGCATAGCACATACACATTACAGGAGTGGTGtccttcaccttcacctgaGCTCCAACTGCATGTGCAGGAAAACTCCCACACAGCAATAAGACGGATGGATTAGATGAGAGCGTTTGACAAGGTGGAAGAGGCCTTTGAATCTTCTGGTCGCAGGCTTAGGGACATATTGCTCCAGATTCATTCGGGCTGAAATGGCCGGATATGCTGGTAACAATTATCCCATTTCTTCCTCCCTGTGAGATTTCTTTTGTTCAGAAACGTCAATATAGGAGTGAGAAGAGAATAAAAGGTAGCGCTGGGTTGTTATTTTTAcacaaaccaaagaaaagaTGACAGAGAATATCGGAGTCTGTCACGCAGAGCGGGCGACGGCTCGTTCGCCGAAGAAGGCCGCTGATTTCACAGACTTCATCTGATCAATTAATCATCTGATGTTGGactgtgtgttttcaaagcGGGCCGTGTTATTTCACATAAATTCTGGTTGTTCTTAGATCTCCGGGTGCTGATATTTGGAGCCTGAGCTTGCAGTGGAAGCAGAGGCTACAGGCTCCAGCATTAATCACGGAGAGGGATGAAAGTGTCCCACACATGTCTGCCTCCCTCTGGGAAGTCTGCCTTTGAAAGCTTAAACAGCTCCTAGGAACAGAAACTGACAGTTTCTCAGTGTTTACTCAACCTCAGATTTCCTATAAGAAGAAGACAGTCAAAAATATCTCTCTGTGTGCAGGatcccttctctcttttccaATATATCATTTATCTAGTGTAAAGAGCTCCATCTCCGCAGGGCAGTCACATCGCTGACATGATAATCAGCTTGACTTCACTTGTTTGGCCAACCTTCAGCGGTAATTTGactctcattttcattcacagTATGAATTCAAACTGAAgaatataaagaaaaagaaggtcAACATCGTCATATCCACTGATAGCATCAAAGTGATTCTGCGCAAAAAGAAGAAGGTCAGTCctgtaaaatgtgactttatttCAGTTAtatcttttgtctttgtcatcGTCCAcccatgtgttttgttttttgtttttttttttgttacaacAGAGAAAAGGGTGGTCGTGGGATGAGAACACCATTTTGGTGACCCAGGATCCCATTTACAGGTTGGCCCTGTGGATGTACATTCAATGAAAAATCAAATAACCTGGCCGCTTGTAACCTGCTCCCTGACAAATCACACATCATCTTCCCTTTAACAGGATCTTCTACGTCTCGCATGATGCCCAAGACTTGAAGATCTTCAGTTACATCGCGAGGGAGGGACAGAGCAACATTTTCCGCTGCAATGTGTTCAAGTCAAAGAGGAAAGTAGGTCTGATCCCCAATAAACTCAAAAGTCCAGTGAGATTCTGTATTTTCCTGATATATCATAGTATATATAGTATTTATAGTATACTGATTCTATAGTACATCAGTTCATTAACTGATGCTACTTTAGAATAAGTCTTtgtgagcagcacaaacaataAGCCTGATGTAtcttatttcagtgtgtcattGAGCTCCATTGTtgaccaaaaacaaaagcacagcaGCCTCACTGTTGCTCTGAGTCACTGACACTGTTTTAAACATGGGCACTGCAGTATATTTCCAGTCAGTGCCACAGACTCAGCACTCATTAAAGCACCAAATCCacggctgaaaatagtccccagacAGGACACAATCTATTGTGTCCTTAATGTTTACAAAAAACTAAAGAGCCCAGCAGCTTTAGGAAATTATTTAGCctttttgaaagtgaaaatatgtaTTCCTGAGTCAGCAGTACTGTGTGTTTACTTGCTTTCTTGGCGAGATAGATGAGAAGATAcaactctgctgtttgtctggttagcgtagcttagcattaagactggaaacgggaggaaacagctagcctggctctgcctgaAGGTGACAAAACCTGCCTACCaccacctctaaagctcactaacatTATATCCCATTTGTGTAGAAGAACACGACAGACAGGGCGAGTTGCAAAGTATTAAGAGacaaacacattgttggttttggcgCAATCATGGCTGTTGTTGACACTAACAGAAGGACAGAATATCCTCAGCTTCATCTCTTAAGCGGACCGCAAACAGCTTTGAACCACAGCCAAtcaatgtgtgttttattttgcactcCATCCTCTGTGCATTGCGTCTGATGATGGTTTTGTGCCCATTGTCTCAGTGATGTATCGTCCTGCTGGACCACACATGAACGCTTTctcgtgtgtgcagtctccacAATATTTGCATATCAAGCAGAGACATTTTTTGCCTTCATGACAAAGACCGAGCATCAGTGAGGTTGACTCTCATCTCTTCACCATGGATACCAGACAGACAGTGACTTAGTGAAGCTGCATACTAATCATCCTGGttggaagagagaagaagaggggcCTTTTCACTTAGCACTTTAAGACATTTTCACCACTGCTGAACGAACGCCCACCACATTGTCAGGGACACGGCCAGCGGTGCCTCGCTGCATCCCCGGGGCTGCAGAGCCTTATCTGAGCTTTGCAGACTAAGCATGTGTGCTGAGTAGGAGGAGATGGACCAGCTGATAGGAggagatttgatttattttcatcacGGCATGTTGCTGCCCAGCAGGGCTTAGATGTCAGCTCATTACAGCTACAGAGCCTTTTGTGTTTGGCCTTCGGAGGGCTGGGagtttaatttttaaaacaaaattacattttggaTCGatggagaaaaataataaatcccATGGCTTTATTCCTGCGTTATTTTCTCTTGCTATTTAACTTTATTGAACTAGTCTGAGATACGTTGACATATTGACTGAATGCCTCGAGGCACCATAATCCTCCTGAAGGAGGCAGTGACAGTGCTTTCATTTCAATGCTGTTTCTGTCACTATTCAAtatagaaaacacaaaaactcacCTTTAGTGAGATTGAGGAAGGACATGGTGGATGAAGTTTTATTCCAGTGGATTTAGGATGCTGCCGCTTTTCTGTCTATTAGGACTTAAGGAAGAGAAGCCTGAAATCGATCAGAGAAGTGCTGGTGtctcaaaggcagcactgatttttttttcgtCTATGTGTTCAGTTTAAGAAACACTGATAGCCACATTTGAGCCAGAGCAATATTGAATTTGTGTAATAACAACATTGAAGCTTTTCAAgacaatatacatatatataatgaAAAGACTCTGCAGCTAcaaccattattttcattattgattattttctcaattatttGGTCTCTAAAACCAAAATTTCCCAAAGCTCAAGAGAATGGCCTCTAATTTCTGACTTATTGCAAATTAAACTGTCCCTGATGGATGACCCGGTGATGCTCACACACCTACAGAGCttccagcaaaaacaacaaactctATCTTTACTCCCTCTGCCGTCAAAGTTACTCGCTTCTGAAATAGGCCGATCCATCACTGACAGCCCAGCGcatgcagagcagacagacaaggACAAGCAGCTGGAGCCCTGTGCTCCTAATATCTTCTGACTTTAATTTGGTCCCCTCCTACCCTCccctctgtcttcattttcacCTCCCATTCTGCCCCAGCAGCATTCCCCATTTTCTTCCTCCTACTATTGTGTCCAtttttcatgttcttcctctttccctGCTCACAAATGCACACTCATTCATCGATCTACTTCTCGCCTTCTGTGCCTCTTCATTCACGTCTGCATCCTCCCTTGCTCTGCTCCTGCTGGTGCCTCCCCCACCTCGGCTCTCCaaacctcaacacacacacacacacacacacacacacttttactcTGTGTCCTCCCTTGCAGTCTCAGGCCATGAGGATCGTGCGAACGGTGGGTCAGGCGTTCGATGTGTGTCACCAGCTGACCCTGCAGCAGAAAAGCGATGaccaggaggatgaggaggggaaGGCGGAGGAATCAGAGGCAGTACCAGGTGACTcccatctgcacacacacacacgcacgcacacatgcacgcacacacaaaatgacatcCACAAATCTGGTCCGCTCTCcctccatgtctctctctctctctctccttctgtcacacacacaaactaaatatcctttcttctcctcactctgccacacacacactccccaggccttcttcttcttcatcctccttccctcctccttcttctctctctcactaaCAAAACCCTCAGCGCCTGCAGAAACCAACAGTGGCGACTGAGCACACCTCCCCGAGAAAGATGTCATTATCCAGCACTGatagatttttttcagcagctcgccatgctgcagctgcagatctGTTTTTGTGAGTCGTGCGAGCCGTTGATCAAAGACCTTGTGAGGGCTTCTGCCAGCTCTTTGccggcggctgctgctgctgtcaccgcCTCTAGACACGTAGCAAACTATAAAGCTCAAAGTAAAAATGACTTATATCTGTTTGATCTatctgcagcaaagaagaggtTTGCATTGTCAGAGGAGACTGACCTTGAAGCCACTACAGAGGAGAGCATTGAGTGCGTCTCTTCGTCAGACCTGGAGAAGAGCAAAAAGGAAGAGCCCATCGCTAACGATGGCGAGGTAGAGTCCAGACGTCCTTGGCCATTTCAGTGTTGTTCCTGCAATTTTCTCACTGCATTAGAAGCACAGGAGGTGTTGAAGGTAACCCTCCAAAGTGTGATTTATGGACGCATATGGCACCACTCTGTATGAGACAGCATCTAAAATACGGGGCTGCAGTTAGCACCTTTTCATTATAAATTATCATCTACATCTGCCATTTGTTttctcaatcaatcaatggTTTGGTGCAGAAGATCACGACCAGCTCCCCTCACAGTTTTCCTCAAACTCAAAACGGCATTTTCAAATCACTGGTTTTGACGGCCAACAGTctaaaaaatcttaaaaaacagACAAGGATCAAggataaaacagggaaaacacGATGCATTTTTGACAGACTTTTTGGTTTTCCAATATTTTAGAAAAGGAATGATTTAAAAAGTCCGAAATGTCCTGTCTGTGAATAATTCTGGGCCGCTCACAGAGTCATGATGAAAGTTCGGCCTCTTATGAAGCCGTGTGAATATCACTGAGGGTGTCTGAGCCACTGAGGGATGTAGAGCCTGTTTGTGAAGAAAAGCTCCGCGAAGCTGTTCAATATTGATGTGATGAGTGATGATTTATTAATGGAAATATAGCAAGGTTTACTTGTGCCGCTCCACTAATCCTGAGACGTCGAACAAGCGGCTATCTGCTCTCTGATGTTTGTCAGCTCAGCTCTCCGTGGCACTGTCAGCTTTACCACCAAACACATAAAAACTCATGTTGGCGAGGAGTTAATTGGCTTGAATTGAATTTTACATCTAATTCCATGTTTACCTGAGAAATAACTGTCCTTATTATTTCTATATGTAATTATGGCTCaattaaatatttcatgtgtCCAAATCTCACCGgctttttctccccctcctgtGTGCAATTTGAAGGCCAAGTGTCCTTCACAGTCCAGTATTAATGACAGGAGAATCCACCGTATTGATCTCCCGTCTCAGACATGACAGAAAAGTCGTGTCCTTCATGGCTGCTCTTCCCACAGCAGCACTCTAACATGATTGCATGAGTCATATCTCCTGAATGGTTGAACCATCTAACAGCAGCCCGTCCAGTCAATCTGTAGATCGTTACTGTATAGATTCCCCTGATGGAGCCCCCATTAAAACACCATCTTCAGAATGAGATTAAATGATGCTCCTCTGTACTTTGTACTAGACCACCGATTCCTTTGACATAACCGGAGTGAACTGCACAGTATGATTGATTTATCATGCTTGTGTTGTGGAGCCTCAATCCAACTGCCCACCTCTTGGGAAAATGAAATCCTGTTAAACTCTCAGCATTAGAACTAAACTTAAAGCTGCCATAATCAACACATTTATATTAAAAGTGGACCACAGGACTGCTTGCATGTGAAAGGAGTCGCTCATAATGACAGACTCCACTGAGCgttttagcgtctttcagctcattgttttggttttatagtGCCCAGTTAAATAAGGCTAACACGTTAGCCAACTTAAACAGTGCCACTACCCACAGAGCCGTATTGTGAGAGTATATCAGCGTTGCTTTCATCAATGAAAATCATGACGAAATATTGTCATCAACGAACCTTTATAACGTGACAgaaacgagacgagacgcaagGTAAATTCTGGTCATGTGAcaataactataattaaatatataatgaaatattgttgacgaataaaaacaagactaaagTGAAAGCAACACTAGTGTAAATGTGTCACTGACCTGAAACtataatgcaatatttctaTCTTCAGCTTGCACAAAGGCAGCAGAAAATGCCTGAAACGTCCGTAAATGTCATGCTTCGGTGTCAGCCGGTGAAAGTCAAAGGCCGGGCTCTTCTTTCTCACAGCTCACTCGTAATTCAAGTGGAAATCTATGACAGAAGCAGGCAGCAACACAAAATGTTCCATCAACGGCAGCCTCAATAGAACACCCACAACTTCTTTATTGATCTTCCTTTGCTGTGAGATCCAAGTgcctctttcatctttttttttaatttatacaACCTGACATGGTAGATGTAGCAGCGATGCCTCTCCGTCTGTCTACCTAAAAGCTTACTACACTTCACCCTGTCCACCTGCGCTGCATgcagctcaaacaaacacagagctgcgCTGGTCAGAGTTATTTTTGGTAACTATTCGAAATCAAATCACGAGCTAAAGTAGCATTATAGCTCAgtcctgacagagacagactttcAAACCACGTCTTTAGATGTGTTTCCACACACAAGCTCTCGTGATGTTTTTCTTCGCATATGCAAGATTTGTGTTTCTATTCATTTTGGCGGCGTTGTTGCTGCAGAGGGTCCATTGCTGTGGAGGTTTTTAATTGACTGTTCAAGCATGACATATGTCATGTTCAGGACTGTTTTTCCTCGTATTTCTAGTGATTAAACTCATATTTCTGTGGGTGTTgcttatgtttttgtgtgttcatggtggCTAAGAAAAATGCACATTAGTGGCCACATGTAAGGAAATTCCTCTTTCACATTACTTTAACTTTTTGATGCTGTTAGTAGTATTAAGTAGAGCCCAGTTTACTGTCATCTCTGCTGTAGGTGTCCAGTGACCCATCTCTCCTGCTGAGCTCCCCCATCCTTGGAGCCTCTGTGTCAGCTCAGTCGGCAGCAGAAGCTCCCTGCTCTGAAGAGCACCaggtccagctcctccagaaacaactgcagcagcaggaacaacaGGCGCTGGCAGCTTCGGCACAGGTACTGATGGCAGTTGCTCTTGGAACCACCTCTATGATGTTTATCTCTCTTTCGTTCTGACTTTTTGTTCCTGATGTAGCATCTAATGGCAGCATTGCTCTGCAAAGTGTTTGCTGAGTTCATTCAAGTGCAAAGCCATACATTAAAGATCAACCAGCCTGTACACcacagtatacagtataatCTCATCATTTAACCAGGTTGTAGCTTAAAAGAATATAAGAACGTATCAAGCTCTGCTCCCCAGGATCATAGATGTTGTTATTGTCCCAGACTTTGATGGTGATGCTGCTCACAGGCCGTTTCTCTTCATTGATCCATctgttttgtgctgctgaagAGGTGTACTCAGATACCAGTAAAATCAGCTCCCATTGTCTCCCTCACTGTAGTTTCTGTGGTTGCCATGGTCACACGGTGAGCCGCCACAGCAGGTTGAAAAAGTTGAACCAGCGTAAAGTCTGAAAAGTGATGCACATGGACAAGGGCGAGAGCTGCCCCTGTGTTTACCTTGAAAACCAAGGAGCTGCCTGAACTCAGCATGTCAGAAGTATCGATCTTCCATATGTTAGCGACACCACATGTAAAATGATACAATTTCCATTTATTATACGTTCAATAGTATCAAAAGTACTAAAGCTATTTTATCCTTTTActctgtacagcactttggccaACCCcggttgttttaaatgtgctctataaataaagtttgagttgagttgagttgagttgagttgagttgagttgagttgagttgagttgagttgagttgagttgagttgagttaaaaaaagacagatctGGAATCAGATTTTCAACACAAAGCTGCATAGATGAAACATCGTGGAAGAAAGTTGACTGCTCCTCAGCCTTTACTGGTGTGGAAAGAGGCATcgagtgtgtttttttatacTCATAtcagagtttaaaattctgGTATGGGGACATTAGTCTGAACACGCAGTAAGAGGCTACAGCCATGTTAGTGGCTCTGTGCAGCTGTATTAATGCATACATACTACTGAGCTAAAcactaacatcagcatgctatcATGCAcacaatggcaatgctaataACATGCTTATGTAAAGCAGGTACATTGCGTGCCATGGTCATGattcttagtttagcatgttagcatgctaataatTGCTAATTTGAATAAACCACAAAGCTGATGCTGACGGGAATGTGATAATAGGTCATAAATCAGAGTATTGTACAAATTCAGATTTTGACAGGATTGGCTGAGATGAAATGCTGAAGGAACACCAGAGTTATTataattcatcctgaggaggaCACAAATGTGGACCACATTCAATGGCAATCTATGTCATAGTTGTTGACACATTttgctaaaaacaacaaacattaaCCTGCTGGTCACTCGAGAGAAAAATTCAGGAGTTGGAGGGATTCAGGGATTTAGTCCGGACCAAACAACCGACCATCTGACAGTGCCATCCATAGAGCTGCaaacatggctaaaaacatATTGCCTATAGATCagacttagcttagcttagcttagcgaGTAGAATGAACTTAATTTTAAGAGCAGATTTGTTTGATGAGTTCTTGACTTAACAAGAGGAACAGTTATAACTTAAGGTTGTATTAAACTGAACATCAAAATCCCCTTATTATGAATACTGGAATGcataatgaaacaaaaatcaggcaaattagaaaaaaaatttaaaaaacaggAATAACAATTTGATTTAATCTGGAGAATGGGGTACTATTGCCATTTTCAATCTGTGGTGTGTtcaatatgaaaatatttcagGTTATTAAATTCTTTCATTCCTTTAACTTTCACATAACCTTTTGAAAAGTTTctcatcaaatcaaatatgtGCGAGTCGCGGTTTCAAGGCCGGTGGAGATTTGAAGCAAACCTTTTGTGAGTTTTAGAGTTTCTAACTTCTTTTGGCCAGTCGTGTTCACAGACACTGATTCCTAATGATGTGTCATTAGTGTCTACAGAGTGAAACTTTTGACTTTGAACAAGCTCCAAACATAAGAGCCACTGCAGAATTTAATTAGCAGATTCCCTCCTAATGACAGTGTGGGTTTTTAATAAATGTCTGTGTCTAATGAGAACAAATAAAAGAGCATCGCAAAAAGGCGAGAATCcatccaattttttttttttttcttttcactttgggtttgcgtgtgtgtgtgtgtgtgtgtgtgtgtgtgtgtgtgtgtgtgtgtgtgtgtgtgtgtgtgtgtgtgtgtgtgtgtgttcttgatgatgtgtgtgtggttctgttCAGGTCCACGTGCTCCAGGAGCAGCTGTCAGTGGAGGTGTGTGCGCGGACCGATGCCCAGGCCAGAgtgcagaggctgctgcagcagaacacCGACCTGCTGCAACACATTTCCCTGCTGGTCAAACAGATCCAGGAACTGGAGCTCAAAGCTGCTGGCCAGTTAACCTCCAGTGAGTGGCTATCTTGCTATAGTATGTATTTTATTATGTTGTGTTGCCTCAAATCTTCTTctgtttccatgttttctctTCTGCTAATTTCCATCTGAAGATCCTTTTCTGAGTTTGttccttttcctttcatctctttctttccttgcCTCCTTCCCGTCCTTATGGCTCCTTTTTCATCCAATTCTGGCACGCAATTAATTATCCCCATGGCAGCTCTCTCAGAGGATTCagttctgctctctgctctcctctcctctccctgcattTAGCCAGTGGCAGCATGGTGCCATATACTCCTAAATTATCAAATGCTGTCAGCACAGATGTCACCTCAGTCCGTATAATCCCATCTGCTTTGCTCAAACCTCTCATCTCTGTTAACATGTGATAACAATAAATTCTCTCTGTGCTTTATAATAGTACACATGCCTCTTTTGGTATTTTGTCTCTGTCCTTAGTGGGTTCCCAGGACAGTCTTCTGGAGATCACATTCCGCGCCAAGCCCCCAGGCACGCCTCATGAACCCCTCACTTCTTCCTCATCTATGGGCGCTTTAGCCGCTCAGACCCTGCTCCCCATTAGTGACGGTGCCTGGGTCTCTACCCTCCCCGGACCCTGCTCTCCAGGCACGGTGGGCACTGACACCAGCCCTCTGGGGCTCAGCGGCAGTGGAGTTCGGCTCGAGTGCTTCCGCTTCTCCTCCCGGGGGCCAGATGGTCAGGAGCAGGGCCAGGACACCGGGGAGACTCCCAGCGACGGAGCCCCGGATGAAAGCTCGCTGCTGGGGGAGCAGGTCCTGGGAGCCCTGGAGCTGCTTCGATTTAGGGAGTCGGGGATCGGATCGGAGTATGAATCAAACACAGATGAGAGCGATGACCGGGACAGCTGGGGGCAGGGGGAGGCAGTGGGGGCAGATGGTGCCGCTCGACTCTTAAACGTGCTGAATGCAGAGAATCT carries:
- the LOC139339374 gene encoding carboxyl-terminal PDZ ligand of neuronal nitric oxide synthase protein-like, yielding MPGVTKYNLVDDAQDLRIPMHNDEVFKHGVCFEAKYIGSLEVGRPGSRMEIVAAMRRIRYEFKLKNIKKKKVNIVISTDSIKVILRKKKKRKGWSWDENTILVTQDPIYRIFYVSHDAQDLKIFSYIAREGQSNIFRCNVFKSKRKSQAMRIVRTVGQAFDVCHQLTLQQKSDDQEDEEGKAEESEAVPAKKRFALSEETDLEATTEESIECVSSSDLEKSKKEEPIANDGEVSSDPSLLLSSPILGASVSAQSAAEAPCSEEHQVQLLQKQLQQQEQQALAASAQVHVLQEQLSVEVCARTDAQARVQRLLQQNTDLLQHISLLVKQIQELELKAAGQLTSMGSQDSLLEITFRAKPPGTPHEPLTSSSSMGALAAQTLLPISDGAWVSTLPGPCSPGTVGTDTSPLGLSGSGVRLECFRFSSRGPDGQEQGQDTGETPSDGAPDESSLLGEQVLGALELLRFRESGIGSEYESNTDESDDRDSWGQGEAVGADGAARLLNVLNAENLPDCLGDEMAV